The window TGGAATAAAATTGATGGTAACCCAGCCACCTTTACTGATCTTGTGCACCAATAAAAGGTCGACATAGTTCCCGAAGTTATGCTGATTGGTAAAGGGCTGATTAAAGCCGCTTACATTGGTAAAGCGATATACAATTTCGGTAAAAAGCAGCAAAAAAAAACTAAAAAGGATTTGGTTTTTAACTGACCAGCTAAAAATAAGGAAGGCTATCAACGTGGTAAATGCAAGCTGAGCCAAAACATTCCACAGCTCAAAATTAAGGCCTTCGGGTTTTACAATCCTTGTCCATACACCCCAGAACAACAAAAGGGCCGACCGTTTTAATGTTTTTATAAACGATTGCCGCCAGGGCGAACCGTGCTCCTGTTGCCGGTGCAATGAATAGGACATTGCGGCACCGGCAATAAACATAAAGCCGGGCTGAATAAGATCCCAAAACCGGAGTCCGTTCCAGGGATGATGGAAAAATTGCTGCACAATAACAGTAAAACCAGTGCCGGCTGTTGCGGCATCTAATTTTTCAAATAAGCCGGTACCCTCCAATATCAGCAAAATCATGATAAACCCACGCATAAAATCAAGGGATATCAACCGTTGCCGGGGCTCAAAAGAATGAGTTGGATTAACCATGAGCGTTTTTTATTTGAAGCTTTAATACTTTTAAATCCTGATGAATATTTTTCGCTTGTACAAAAAGTAACAGATATACCACATCATACCAGATACAACAAGTATTGTGGCGGTAGTAATGGCGTCAGGACTTATCCAGCCAAAAAGCCTGTTGGTAACCGGTTTAGCAAGGTTCATCAGCACAAGCCTGCCTCCTGAGTGCCAGAATAGGTAAATAAATAGAGGGTTCATGCCAACAATTGCAAAAAAAACAACACCCTTTTTTAAATGAAGCACATCAATCAGCAAGTAGCAAACGGCTAGGCCAACAAATGCATATCCTCCGCTTAATATGATAAATGAGCTTGTGCAAATACGCTTAATAACAGGAATATACATACCAAGGGCATACCCGGCTATAATACCAGCAATACCTATGGTAAGCAGTATCCCCACTTTTTTTTGAGGCGCATAATCTTTCATTAGTATCATCCCGGCAATTACCCCCCAAATGGTGTGGGCCGTTGTAGGAATAGCGTTAAATGCAACCCATCTGTCTTCGCTTAGCCCCCCGGTTAGGAAAACATCGAACCATGAGCCAAAATTATGATCGGCAGTAAAAGGCTGATTGAAGCCATGAACAGGCCAGGCCCGGTAGATGACGTCGGTTAAAACAATTAATATAACCGAAACCAGCACCTGCCATTTGATGGCCTTACGCATTACCAAAAAGGCAATAAGGTAGGTAACTGATAACTGAGCGAGGACATTGGTAAAAGAAGATTTTGTTTCGGAAGATACAAGCCAGCCAAGGAAGAGCAATAAAAGCGACCGTTGTAAAACGCCCCGTAACGATTTATTCCAGCTTTCGCCTTTGGCCCATTTTCTTGAAAAAGAAAATGGCATTGCAACGCCAACAATAAACATAAAAAAAGGCTGAATAAGGTCCCAGGCGGTAAGTCCCTGCCAGTTGGCGTGGTCCATTTGCCGGCCCAGGAGCGAAACAACCGGGTTGCTGCTGGCCGTACTAAACAACTGCCCGTAACCCGATACCAGCATAAACATGGTAAAGCCACGAAAAAAATCAACAGAAAGAATGCGCTCCTGTTCAGGATTCAGTTTATCCGGCTTTATCATTTTTTACTTGATTTTCTTTTTTAAAACAGACTTAATAACAGGTAACATTTGCTCAGAAAACCTTA is drawn from Mucilaginibacter ginsenosidivorax and contains these coding sequences:
- a CDS encoding acyltransferase family protein, whose product is MVNPTHSFEPRQRLISLDFMRGFIMILLILEGTGLFEKLDAATAGTGFTVIVQQFFHHPWNGLRFWDLIQPGFMFIAGAAMSYSLHRQQEHGSPWRQSFIKTLKRSALLLFWGVWTRIVKPEGLNFELWNVLAQLAFTTLIAFLIFSWSVKNQILFSFFLLLFTEIVYRFTNVSGFNQPFTNQHNFGNYVDLLLVHKISKGGWVTINFIPTACHTIWGMMAGSLLLSNKPAGLKLKWLMMAGIILLAMGYVEGVALTPIIKRIATSSFVLVSGGWCLLALAVLYWWNDIKGHTRYAWIVTVVGMNSLFIYLFIETISSGINEYVNSITAAFLSPTHLPVLFIGIIASALTFLLEWFLCWYMFRKKVFIKI
- a CDS encoding acyltransferase family protein, which translates into the protein MIKPDKLNPEQERILSVDFFRGFTMFMLVSGYGQLFSTASSNPVVSLLGRQMDHANWQGLTAWDLIQPFFMFIVGVAMPFSFSRKWAKGESWNKSLRGVLQRSLLLLFLGWLVSSETKSSFTNVLAQLSVTYLIAFLVMRKAIKWQVLVSVILIVLTDVIYRAWPVHGFNQPFTADHNFGSWFDVFLTGGLSEDRWVAFNAIPTTAHTIWGVIAGMILMKDYAPQKKVGILLTIGIAGIIAGYALGMYIPVIKRICTSSFIILSGGYAFVGLAVCYLLIDVLHLKKGVVFFAIVGMNPLFIYLFWHSGGRLVLMNLAKPVTNRLFGWISPDAITTATILVVSGMMWYICYFLYKRKIFIRI